In Bactrocera dorsalis isolate Fly_Bdor unplaced genomic scaffold, ASM2337382v1 BdCtg027, whole genome shotgun sequence, a genomic segment contains:
- the LOC105231274 gene encoding protein PDF produces the protein MVKLICLVFTLIFCTILFSSQALPTPDEERYMEKDYNREFLNWLNSIQYPQPYAAPCKYYPINSFTGPVPKRNSELINSLLSLPKSMNEAGK, from the exons atgGTTAAGCTAATTTGTCTGGTTTTCACTTTGATTTTCtgcacaatattattttcatctcAAGCGCTACCTACTCCCGATGAGGAGCGTTACATGGAAAAAGAT TACAACCGCGAATTTTTGAATTGGCTCAACTCCATACAATACCCACAGCCTTATGCAGCCCCTTGCAAATATTACCCGATCAATAGTTTTACTGGACCTGTACCAAAACGAAACTCGGAGTTAATCAATTCATTGCTTAGCCTGCCAAAAAGCATGAACGAGGCtggaaaataa
- the LOC105231275 gene encoding threonine aspartase 1 yields the protein MAGFVAVHTGAGNCIDETKYQRVIKEACVRATDILKNGGSAMDACEAAIVRLENCGNTNAGFGSNLCWDGRVQCDASIMNGSNLHFGACTNVSTVRNPIRLARLLCDGQSTMLSMERIPPMVMAGSGAERYAEELGCTMIDPNAMISSKAKLSYNHYKSKISAITSAADVPTSSVVPTQVSALDTVGAVCVDSAGNTAAGCSSGGLLLKVPGRVGQAATYGAGCWATNTTETSVATCTTGNGEYLMKTLLAKEICVDLLTSDCAVTSLHKSLKSKFLESPFLPVDQELYAGALSLIYYPHGNTGEVLWSHTTKSFCVGYMSTQQKAPKFIYSPLPTYSIAGRSCVVNGHNFHLRV from the exons ATGGCTGGGTTTGTAGCAGTTCACACTG GTGCTGGTAATtgtatagatgaaacaaaatacCAGCGTGTTATTAAGGAAGCTTGTGTTCGAGCAACAGATATACTAAAGAATGGCGGTTCGGCCATGGACGCTTGCGAGGCAGCAATAGTTCGTCTTGAGAATTGTGGCAATACGAATGCTGGATTTGGATCTAACCTTTGTTGGGATGGTCGAGTGCAATGTGATGCATCTATAATGAATGGTTCAAATTTACACTTTGGAGCTTGTACTAACGTCAGCACTGTACGTAATCCTATACGATTGGCTCGATTATTATGTGATGGTCAATCAACTATGCTATCAATGGAACGAATACCACCAATGGTTATGGCTGGTAGCGGTGCAGAAAGATATGCAGAAGAACTAGGTTGCACTATGATCGACCCAAATGCAATGATTTCTTCTAAAGCAAAACTTTCTTATAATcattataaatctaaaatatcGGCAATAACATCAGCTGCTGATGTACCTACTTCATCTGTTGTTCCGACTCAAGTCAGTGCACTTGATACGGTGGGAGCCGTGTGTGTAGATAGTGCCGGTAATACCGCTGCTGGTTGTAGCTCTGGTGGCTTATTACTTAAAGTGCCGGGCCGAGTTGGACAGGCAGCTACTTATGGTGCAGGATGTTGGGCAACTAACACAACAGAGACTTCCGTGGCCACTTGTACAACGGGAAATGgggaatatttaatgaaaactttATTAGCGAAAGAAATATGTGTCGATTTGTTAACAAGCGATTGTGCCGTAACAAGCTtacataaaagtttaaaaagtaaatttcttGAATCACCATTCCTTCCCGTTGATCAAGAATTGTATGCCGGAGCCCTTTCGCTTATTTACTATCCTCATGGCAATACCGGGGAAGTATTATGGAGTCACACAACAAAATCATTTTGTGTTGGCTACATGTCCACGCAACAAAAAGCACCAAAG TTCATATATTCCCCACTGCCAACGTATAGTATAGCGGGAAGATCATGTGTAGTCAATGGGCATAATTTCCATTTACGCGTCTAA